In Paenibacillus sonchi, a single genomic region encodes these proteins:
- a CDS encoding sensor histidine kinase, producing MFKNSIRTRLMALVLLASVIPSAISVTFSYLYTKESVTEQSVKQNTKLLTLGEAKLSSYFSGMNQRAMSLYSGINVPSSFYTILLTSKSQQDVPPGSAVPDNRAVISTQLSNLFLSDRNTFQIHLYVRAAQQSNLLRGGYFRQEANSRYALGEHLEGTYRPYIEVTHIEHQYGIRSGFPNLKPGIEPVFTAHFPIYKTPSSDVLADLSIDYRLAELEGIVKSMYNSDTERLYVLNDQGQALFASDPDWIGKPVKAGWSQLPGNSGSGHFTWKKDGFKGIVMYRHIEDPLFKGSIIKLVPYEDLYEDARVITRFNTGIGILFLLVGGISAVLISIGFTRPIKKLISFTQKVQIGQLDARMDVEREDEFGLLTRKITGMTRTINDLILNEYKLELANKTNQLKALQAQVNPHFLYNALQSIASLSLRYNAPKVYDLIYSLGSMMRYSMNTERTQVPLRDEIEHVQNYVILQTERFGEENLRLDVDAEEEALDVVVPKMILQPIVENIFKHGFADGIQGGIISIRCALDGQGRLMLAVKDNGKGIAPERLEAILAGLAESGRTEREEIGLYNVLARLRLQMSSGAQLLLSGNEDRGVTVTLLIPLDSI from the coding sequence ATGTTCAAAAACAGCATACGGACCCGGCTGATGGCGCTTGTGCTGCTGGCCTCTGTGATTCCATCAGCGATTTCAGTTACGTTCTCTTATCTCTATACCAAGGAATCGGTCACGGAGCAGTCCGTGAAGCAGAATACGAAGCTGCTGACGCTCGGGGAAGCCAAACTGAGCAGCTACTTCAGCGGTATGAATCAGCGGGCGATGTCGCTGTACAGCGGAATCAATGTGCCCAGCTCTTTTTATACCATTCTGCTCACCTCTAAAAGCCAGCAGGATGTTCCGCCCGGCTCCGCAGTCCCGGATAACCGGGCTGTGATCTCCACCCAGCTTTCCAACCTGTTTCTCTCGGACCGGAACACTTTTCAGATTCATCTGTATGTGCGGGCAGCGCAGCAGTCCAATCTGCTGCGGGGCGGGTATTTCCGCCAGGAGGCTAACAGCCGCTATGCTTTGGGTGAGCACCTTGAGGGGACGTACCGCCCCTACATCGAGGTCACCCATATAGAACATCAGTACGGGATAAGGTCCGGTTTTCCTAATTTGAAGCCGGGGATTGAACCGGTATTTACAGCCCATTTTCCAATTTACAAGACCCCAAGCTCCGACGTTCTGGCCGACCTGTCGATTGACTATCGCCTTGCGGAGCTGGAGGGGATTGTCAAATCCATGTACAATTCCGATACGGAACGCCTGTATGTGTTGAATGATCAGGGGCAAGCGTTATTCGCATCTGATCCCGATTGGATCGGTAAGCCGGTTAAGGCGGGCTGGAGCCAGCTTCCCGGGAACAGCGGCAGCGGTCATTTTACCTGGAAAAAGGACGGATTCAAGGGGATTGTCATGTACCGGCATATTGAGGACCCGTTGTTCAAAGGCAGCATTATCAAGCTGGTTCCCTATGAAGATCTGTACGAAGATGCCCGGGTCATCACCCGGTTCAATACCGGTATTGGTATATTGTTTCTGCTCGTGGGCGGAATCAGCGCAGTGCTTATCTCTATTGGCTTCACCAGACCGATCAAGAAGCTGATCTCCTTCACCCAGAAGGTGCAGATCGGACAGCTGGATGCGCGTATGGATGTGGAACGGGAGGATGAATTCGGCCTCCTGACGCGCAAGATTACGGGGATGACCCGGACGATCAACGATTTGATCCTCAATGAGTACAAGCTGGAACTGGCGAATAAAACCAACCAGCTAAAGGCGCTGCAGGCTCAGGTTAATCCGCATTTCCTGTATAATGCCCTGCAGTCCATCGCCAGCTTGTCTTTGCGGTACAATGCGCCCAAGGTGTATGATCTCATCTATTCCCTTGGCAGCATGATGCGTTATTCGATGAATACTGAACGCACACAGGTCCCGCTCCGCGATGAAATCGAGCATGTGCAGAACTATGTCATCCTGCAGACGGAACGGTTCGGTGAAGAGAATCTGCGCCTGGATGTCGATGCGGAGGAGGAAGCGCTGGATGTGGTGGTGCCCAAAATGATTCTGCAGCCGATCGTAGAAAATATCTTCAAGCACGGCTTCGCGGACGGCATCCAGGGCGGGATCATCTCCATCAGGTGTGCGCTGGATGGCCAAGGCCGGTTAATGCTTGCCGTCAAGGATAACGGCAAAGGAATTGCGCCGGAACGGCTGGAAGCCATCTTGGCCGGACTGGCAGAGAGCGGCAGAACGGAGCGTGAGGAGATCGGGCTGTACAATGTGCTTGCCCGGCTCCGCCTGCAGATGAGCAGCGGGGCGCAGCTGCTCCTGAGCGGAAATGAGGACAGAGGCGTAACCGTTACACTCCTTATTCCGCTGGACAGCATATAA
- a CDS encoding carbohydrate ABC transporter permease: MRKALRLQRGWGQQIIFLWPALLFFLTIVVTPFILGFYYSSTNWNGLDLDKAVWTGADNWKRIFMNDDKFWDSLFFTLRFTVVSVIAANVLALLLAFLLMTALKTKKVLRTIFFMPNVIGGILLGYIWQFIFTKGFATIGEMTGISFFQLPWLGTAGTGFWGLVIVFVWQTAGYMMVIYIAGLAGIPKDLIEAAKIDGARAPQLFKSVYVPLIMPSITICLFLTTSNAFKMFDLNLSLTKGGPGTSTQSLAYNIYAEALINNRYGLGTAKALLFFFAVSLITVTQVWLTKRKEVSA, encoded by the coding sequence ATGAGAAAAGCTCTGCGTCTGCAACGGGGCTGGGGACAGCAAATTATTTTCCTCTGGCCCGCCCTGCTCTTCTTCCTGACCATTGTGGTCACACCCTTTATTCTCGGCTTTTACTATTCCTCCACCAACTGGAACGGACTGGATTTGGACAAAGCGGTCTGGACCGGTGCGGACAACTGGAAACGGATTTTTATGAATGATGACAAGTTTTGGGATTCCCTCTTCTTTACTTTACGCTTCACGGTAGTATCCGTTATTGCAGCCAATGTCTTGGCACTGCTGCTTGCATTCCTGCTGATGACGGCGCTGAAGACCAAAAAGGTGCTGCGCACGATCTTCTTCATGCCCAATGTAATTGGCGGCATTCTGCTCGGTTACATCTGGCAGTTTATCTTCACCAAAGGTTTCGCTACCATCGGCGAGATGACCGGTATTTCCTTCTTCCAGCTGCCTTGGCTGGGTACAGCGGGCACCGGCTTCTGGGGTCTCGTGATCGTATTCGTCTGGCAGACAGCCGGATATATGATGGTCATTTACATCGCCGGATTGGCCGGAATTCCGAAGGATCTGATTGAAGCGGCCAAGATCGACGGGGCACGCGCTCCGCAATTGTTCAAGAGTGTCTATGTCCCGCTAATCATGCCATCCATCACCATCTGCCTGTTCCTGACCACTTCCAATGCCTTCAAAATGTTCGATCTCAACCTGTCGCTGACCAAAGGCGGGCCGGGAACCTCAACCCAGTCGCTTGCCTACAACATCTACGCGGAAGCACTGATCAACAACCGTTACGGCCTCGGCACCGCCAAAGCGCTGCTCTTCTTCTTCGCCGTCTCGCTGATCACCGTCACACAGGTCTGGCTCACCAAACGGAAAGAGGTGTCCGCATAA
- a CDS encoding carbohydrate ABC transporter permease produces MQTSRYRLSNFILEIFAILLAVVFLSPFYLVLSNSVKRLKEILIDAASFPQMFHWDNYSKVWDAINFPQAFWNSLQITVLSVIFIVMFSSMAAYQIVRKPSRFNSFVFLLLVSAMIIPFQSLMLQLVRVTSMLELRGELYGIVACYLGFGMPLSVFLFHGFIKSVPIELEEAARVDGSSPYGVFFKIVFPLLMPIIVTVIILNTLWIWNDYLLPVLVIGGNKDLTTLPVAVTKFFGQYTKKWDLALAGLVMAITPILLFFLSLQRYIVEGVTAGSIKG; encoded by the coding sequence ATGCAGACTAGCAGATATCGTCTGAGCAATTTCATCCTTGAGATATTCGCCATTCTTCTGGCTGTGGTCTTCCTGTCTCCGTTCTACCTGGTGCTGAGCAACTCGGTTAAGAGGCTGAAGGAAATCCTGATTGATGCGGCATCGTTCCCGCAGATGTTTCACTGGGATAATTACTCCAAAGTATGGGATGCGATCAATTTTCCCCAGGCGTTCTGGAACTCCCTGCAAATCACAGTCCTGAGCGTAATCTTCATCGTGATGTTCAGCTCCATGGCAGCCTACCAGATTGTCAGAAAGCCGTCACGCTTCAATTCCTTTGTGTTCCTGCTGCTTGTATCGGCGATGATCATTCCGTTCCAGTCTCTGATGCTGCAATTGGTCCGGGTGACCAGCATGCTGGAGCTGCGCGGTGAGCTGTACGGCATTGTGGCCTGCTATCTCGGCTTCGGAATGCCGCTGTCCGTGTTCCTGTTCCATGGCTTCATCAAGAGTGTGCCTATAGAGCTGGAGGAAGCTGCACGTGTTGACGGCTCAAGCCCTTATGGCGTTTTCTTCAAAATCGTCTTCCCGCTGCTGATGCCGATCATTGTTACCGTCATTATTCTGAACACCCTGTGGATCTGGAATGACTACCTGCTGCCGGTGCTTGTCATTGGAGGCAATAAGGACCTGACCACACTGCCGGTGGCTGTTACCAAGTTCTTCGGCCAGTACACCAAGAAATGGGATCTTGCTCTCGCCGGACTGGTCATGGCCATTACGCCGATTCTCTTGTTCTTCCTGTCTCTGCAGCGTTATATTGTTGAAGGTGTCACCGCAGGCTCCATTAAGGGTTAG
- a CDS encoding ABC transporter substrate-binding protein, producing the protein MKRKFAFVIATVCTLIIAGCGNGGNNNSANGGNAVNTGTETAAPESTKAPAKDVTIKMFQFKVEIAEQLNTLAEEYEKETGVKVEVETHGGGEDYGALLKAELASGSEPEIFNNGGYTALVPYMDRATDLSNEPWVANLIPTAKTPATVDGKLYGMPMNVEGYGLIYNKDLFTKAGITEEPKTLSQLKDAAAKLKAAGITPFEATNEWWSMGMHLVNVGLAHQPDPKKFIDDLKAGTQTFKGNAVFKQWLDLVDVIFDNAQDNKMTTDYATQIADFASGKAAMMMQGNWTQGDIDKIDPDLNLGLLPLPISDEEGTILVGVPNNYIVNSKSAHPEEAKAFLNWLVSSETGKKYLTKEFKFIPAETNVETDAADIGQVAVAVQEQSDKALGWNWDMFPDGVTQGFGAAMQEYLGGQLNHDQLLEKLDKSVQDIVKQ; encoded by the coding sequence ATGAAAAGAAAGTTCGCATTTGTTATCGCAACCGTTTGCACACTTATTATCGCAGGTTGCGGCAATGGCGGCAATAATAATTCCGCAAACGGTGGAAACGCTGTCAACACAGGAACAGAGACAGCTGCACCCGAGTCCACCAAAGCTCCTGCCAAGGATGTAACGATCAAAATGTTCCAGTTCAAGGTCGAGATTGCCGAGCAATTAAACACACTGGCCGAAGAATATGAGAAAGAAACCGGTGTGAAAGTTGAAGTGGAAACACATGGCGGCGGTGAAGATTATGGCGCGCTGCTCAAAGCAGAGCTTGCTTCCGGCTCTGAACCGGAAATTTTCAACAATGGCGGTTATACGGCTCTGGTTCCTTATATGGACCGTGCCACCGATCTGTCGAACGAGCCTTGGGTGGCCAATCTGATTCCAACCGCCAAAACGCCGGCTACCGTCGACGGCAAGCTGTACGGGATGCCGATGAACGTTGAAGGCTACGGACTCATCTATAATAAGGACCTGTTCACCAAAGCAGGGATTACAGAAGAACCCAAAACACTTTCACAGCTCAAAGACGCGGCAGCCAAGCTGAAAGCTGCAGGCATCACGCCGTTTGAAGCGACCAATGAGTGGTGGTCCATGGGGATGCACCTGGTGAACGTAGGCCTGGCTCATCAGCCGGACCCGAAGAAATTCATCGATGATCTCAAAGCCGGTACCCAAACCTTTAAAGGCAACGCGGTGTTCAAGCAATGGCTTGACCTGGTGGATGTGATTTTTGACAATGCACAGGATAATAAAATGACTACAGATTATGCTACTCAGATTGCAGACTTCGCATCCGGCAAAGCGGCCATGATGATGCAGGGCAACTGGACGCAAGGGGATATCGACAAAATTGATCCGGACCTGAACCTCGGCCTGCTCCCTCTGCCGATCAGCGACGAAGAAGGAACCATTCTCGTAGGTGTGCCTAACAACTATATTGTGAACAGCAAATCGGCACATCCGGAAGAAGCCAAAGCATTCCTCAACTGGCTCGTGAGCTCGGAAACCGGCAAGAAATATCTGACTAAGGAATTCAAATTCATCCCCGCTGAAACCAACGTTGAAACGGATGCAGCGGATATCGGCCAGGTCGCCGTCGCCGTGCAGGAGCAATCCGATAAAGCCCTCGGCTGGAACTGGGATATGTTCCCTGACGGCGTGACTCAAGGCTTCGGCGCAGCTATGCAGGAATATCTGGGCGGCCAGCTGAATCACGATCAGCTCCTGGAGAAGCTCGACAAATCCGTACAGGATATCGTGAAGCAGTAA
- a CDS encoding Nramp family divalent metal transporter, producing the protein MIHRQKNRLTAQAVLNGDVKGLKRLLPFLGPAFIASVAYLDPGNFATNITAGSKYGYLLLWVIFASNLMAVLIQSLSAKLGIATGKNLPEVARERFPKGVSIFLWIQSELVIIATDLAEFIGAALGLYLLFGIPMLPAALITAVGSFAILELQRRGYRTLEAGIAGMVLIVVLAFTFQVIMAKPDAGAVAAGIFTPQFQGVDSILLAAGILGATVMPHAIYLHSSLTQSRVVGIDDKEKKQIFKLEFIDILIAMLIAGAVNMAMVVVAAALFFKNGLVVEDLDIAFEQFRHLAGPVTAISFGLGLLIAGLSSSSVGTMAGDVVMQGFINKRINLYLRRAITIIPPLAIIAFGINATSALVMSQVVLSFGIAFALIPLVIFTSDRKIMNGLVNHRITTVLGWIISALVVSLNLFLIVEMFV; encoded by the coding sequence ATGATACACAGACAAAAAAACAGACTCACCGCGCAGGCAGTACTGAACGGGGATGTCAAAGGATTGAAGAGGCTCCTTCCTTTCCTGGGCCCGGCTTTTATCGCTTCAGTAGCCTATCTGGACCCCGGGAATTTCGCTACCAATATTACAGCAGGCTCCAAATATGGTTACCTCCTGCTGTGGGTTATATTCGCGTCGAATCTGATGGCTGTTCTGATCCAATCGCTGTCCGCCAAGCTTGGCATAGCTACCGGCAAGAATCTGCCCGAGGTAGCACGGGAGAGATTCCCGAAGGGCGTATCCATCTTTTTGTGGATTCAGAGTGAGCTGGTGATTATCGCCACCGATCTGGCGGAGTTTATCGGGGCAGCGCTCGGACTGTATCTGTTGTTCGGCATTCCGATGCTGCCAGCCGCATTGATAACCGCTGTTGGTTCATTCGCCATTCTGGAGCTGCAGCGGCGCGGGTACCGCACACTTGAGGCCGGAATCGCCGGTATGGTGCTGATTGTCGTACTGGCCTTTACGTTCCAGGTCATCATGGCCAAGCCGGATGCCGGGGCAGTCGCCGCCGGGATCTTCACCCCGCAGTTCCAGGGTGTGGACAGCATTCTGCTGGCTGCGGGCATCCTGGGTGCGACGGTAATGCCGCATGCGATCTATCTGCATTCTTCGCTGACACAGAGCCGCGTAGTCGGAATCGATGACAAGGAGAAAAAACAGATTTTCAAGCTGGAGTTCATCGACATTCTGATTGCCATGCTGATTGCCGGTGCGGTCAATATGGCGATGGTGGTTGTGGCCGCCGCGTTGTTTTTCAAGAACGGCTTAGTGGTCGAGGATTTGGATATCGCCTTTGAGCAGTTCCGCCATTTGGCAGGACCGGTTACTGCGATTTCCTTCGGACTGGGTCTCTTGATTGCCGGACTCTCCAGTTCGTCAGTGGGGACGATGGCAGGGGATGTGGTCATGCAGGGCTTCATTAATAAAAGAATCAATCTCTACCTGCGGCGGGCGATTACGATTATTCCTCCGCTGGCCATCATCGCCTTCGGCATCAATGCTACAAGCGCCCTGGTCATGAGCCAGGTGGTGCTCTCGTTCGGGATTGCCTTTGCCTTGATTCCGCTGGTGATCTTCACCAGTGACCGCAAAATCATGAACGGGCTGGTGAACCACCGGATTACTACGGTTCTGGGCTGGATCATCTCCGCACTCGTTGTATCGCTGAATCTGTTCCTGATTGTAGAGATGTTTGTCTAA
- a CDS encoding glutamine--tRNA ligase/YqeY domain fusion protein, translating to MGNDNAMETAAAENYMDKLIKEDIESGIYSREICTRFPPEPNGYLHIGSAFAIHTNYGLAHKYGGTFHLRFDDTNPLKEDMEYVKAIIQDIEWLGCSTGEHIYYGSDYSEQIYNSALNLIRKGKAYVCDLSPEEVTAYRGTLTEPGKNSPYRERSVEENLRLFSGMREGGYPTGSRVLRAKIDMASPNINLRDPVLYRIIHAEHYRTGEAWCIYPMYDFAHPIQDAIEGITHSLCSLEFKDHRPLYEWVLEELGIEEAPRQREFGRVNLTGVVTSKRYLRALVAGNYVDGWDDPRLPTLRGLRRRGFTPESIRSFVREIGMVRNQTMVDFSMLEHCLRQDLKASVPSIMAVLDPLKVVITNYEAGETEWLTLANNSENAELGVREVPFSGTVYIERDDFMEEPAPGFRRLVPGGEVRLKGAYIIKCNEVIKDAGTGAVRELRCTYDPLTKSGGANSGRKVKGTLHWVSASHGIPAEVYLYEKLLEDNDGPKAEGEAWEEYINPDSMRLMRSCLLEPFAAGAKPEDKFQFMRQGYFCADNKLSREDRLVFNRIVPLKDTWKSGK from the coding sequence ATGGGGAACGACAATGCAATGGAAACCGCAGCAGCGGAAAACTACATGGATAAGCTGATCAAGGAGGATATAGAGTCCGGCATCTACAGCAGGGAGATCTGCACAAGGTTCCCGCCGGAGCCGAACGGATATCTGCATATCGGCAGTGCGTTTGCCATTCACACCAACTACGGGCTTGCACACAAATACGGCGGCACCTTTCATCTGCGCTTCGACGATACGAATCCGCTCAAAGAGGACATGGAATATGTAAAAGCGATCATTCAGGACATCGAATGGCTGGGCTGCAGCACCGGAGAACATATTTATTACGGCTCGGACTATTCGGAGCAAATCTACAACAGCGCGCTGAACTTAATCCGCAAAGGCAAAGCCTATGTCTGCGATTTGTCGCCGGAAGAGGTGACCGCCTACAGAGGCACACTGACGGAACCGGGAAAAAACAGTCCTTACCGGGAACGGTCTGTGGAGGAGAACCTCCGCTTATTCAGCGGGATGAGGGAAGGGGGTTATCCTACCGGTTCCCGGGTGCTGCGGGCCAAAATCGATATGGCTTCACCGAACATCAACCTGCGTGATCCGGTGCTGTACAGAATTATTCATGCGGAGCATTACCGCACAGGGGAGGCGTGGTGTATCTATCCGATGTATGATTTTGCCCACCCGATCCAGGACGCTATTGAAGGCATCACCCATTCCTTATGCTCGCTTGAGTTCAAGGACCACCGCCCCCTCTATGAGTGGGTGCTGGAAGAACTGGGCATTGAAGAAGCCCCAAGGCAAAGGGAATTCGGACGGGTCAATCTCACAGGGGTGGTTACCAGCAAACGTTATCTCAGAGCACTTGTTGCGGGGAACTACGTGGACGGCTGGGATGATCCCCGGCTGCCCACACTGCGCGGTCTGCGGAGACGGGGATTTACCCCGGAGAGCATCCGCAGTTTTGTCAGAGAGATTGGCATGGTCAGGAACCAGACGATGGTGGACTTCTCGATGCTGGAGCATTGCCTGAGACAGGACCTCAAAGCCAGTGTGCCAAGTATAATGGCCGTGCTTGATCCGCTAAAGGTCGTAATTACCAATTACGAGGCGGGGGAAACAGAGTGGCTGACTCTAGCCAATAATAGCGAAAATGCAGAGCTGGGTGTGAGAGAGGTACCGTTCTCAGGCACTGTCTACATTGAGCGGGATGATTTCATGGAGGAACCGGCACCGGGGTTCCGCAGGCTGGTCCCGGGCGGTGAGGTCCGGCTGAAGGGGGCTTATATCATCAAATGCAATGAAGTCATCAAGGATGCCGGAACCGGTGCGGTCCGCGAGCTGCGCTGCACCTATGATCCCCTGACCAAAAGCGGCGGGGCAAATAGTGGACGCAAGGTCAAAGGCACCCTGCACTGGGTCTCGGCCAGTCATGGCATACCGGCGGAGGTATACCTGTATGAGAAGCTGCTGGAAGACAACGACGGTCCCAAGGCGGAAGGCGAAGCCTGGGAGGAGTACATCAATCCGGACTCCATGAGGCTGATGCGGAGCTGCCTGCTGGAGCCTTTTGCGGCTGGCGCCAAGCCAGAGGATAAATTTCAATTTATGCGCCAGGGCTACTTCTGCGCCGACAACAAGCTGAGCCGTGAAGACCGGCTGGTGTTCAACCGGATTGTTCCGCTGAAGGATACGTGGAAGAGCGGGAAATAA
- a CDS encoding tetratricopeptide repeat protein gives MTDSGPIRYRFSEAPIWELQRKYYEELGMQAWKNDQVPQYITSNPMIGTGYAEMIFGFLQDRAGMGHTTEPVIILELGAGAGRLAFHVLQKLCELMDYAGLPLPPFTYVMSDLPWKNITGWQQHPGLIPFVEQGILDFARFDAVADTELHLIESGKVITPGMLAQPLMVIANYFFDSIPQELLYVDEGKIYECEVSLQYPEQSDTMGPSEVLRDLIPEYHYRRAAGYEEKFYPYREVIAFYQEKLEDSHVLFPAAALECMERLSALSGAGFLLLTADKGDHRLENWEFAEPPKLIHHGSISLTANYHALVCYFEQKGALASFTEHHYKNLNVGCIFMLEEPLRHVQTRLAYRRFIERFGPDDFFSLKLWIDQNYDTIGLQQILGFWRLGGYDAELFIQSAERISGLLEDASDEEILDLKLGIDRMWTGFYPMPQKYDLALDSGLLLFEMGLYEDSRRFLAQSLRETEDEPVVTVLYCLAICSYELEDLEAALEYTRQALVLEPEHEEALDLLAALSGG, from the coding sequence ATGACAGACAGCGGACCAATACGCTACCGCTTCAGCGAAGCCCCGATATGGGAGCTGCAGCGCAAATATTATGAAGAGCTGGGGATGCAGGCCTGGAAAAACGACCAGGTTCCGCAGTATATTACAAGCAATCCGATGATCGGGACCGGCTATGCGGAGATGATCTTCGGGTTTTTGCAGGACCGGGCGGGGATGGGGCACACCACGGAGCCGGTCATTATTCTGGAGCTGGGTGCAGGTGCCGGGCGCCTCGCGTTCCATGTGCTGCAGAAGCTGTGTGAATTAATGGATTATGCGGGGCTGCCGCTGCCTCCGTTTACCTATGTCATGAGCGATCTTCCGTGGAAAAATATCACCGGCTGGCAGCAGCATCCCGGCCTGATCCCTTTTGTGGAGCAGGGCATCCTCGATTTCGCGCGTTTCGATGCCGTTGCGGATACTGAACTGCATCTTATAGAAAGTGGAAAGGTGATAACACCGGGGATGCTGGCACAGCCGCTGATGGTGATCGCCAACTACTTTTTTGACAGTATCCCGCAGGAGCTGCTCTATGTAGATGAAGGCAAAATATATGAGTGCGAGGTATCGCTGCAGTACCCGGAACAGTCAGACACGATGGGGCCCTCCGAGGTGCTGAGGGATCTGATTCCGGAGTATCACTACCGCCGGGCAGCAGGCTATGAAGAGAAGTTCTACCCGTACCGCGAGGTAATCGCGTTCTATCAGGAGAAGCTGGAGGATTCGCATGTACTTTTCCCGGCGGCGGCGCTGGAATGTATGGAGCGGCTGAGTGCGCTGTCCGGGGCAGGCTTCCTGCTGCTGACCGCCGACAAGGGCGACCACCGGCTGGAGAACTGGGAATTTGCTGAGCCGCCGAAGCTGATCCATCATGGCAGCATCTCACTTACAGCCAACTATCATGCGCTGGTGTGCTATTTTGAACAAAAAGGCGCATTGGCTTCATTTACCGAACATCATTATAAGAACCTGAATGTGGGCTGCATCTTTATGCTGGAGGAGCCGCTGCGCCATGTCCAGACCCGTCTGGCCTACCGCAGGTTCATCGAACGTTTTGGGCCCGATGACTTCTTCAGTCTGAAGCTCTGGATCGACCAGAACTACGACACCATCGGGCTGCAGCAGATTCTGGGCTTCTGGCGGCTGGGCGGCTATGATGCCGAGCTGTTCATCCAGAGTGCCGAGCGGATTTCCGGCCTGCTGGAAGATGCCAGCGATGAGGAGATTCTCGATTTGAAGCTGGGGATCGACCGGATGTGGACAGGCTTTTATCCGATGCCGCAAAAATATGATCTCGCCCTGGACAGCGGGCTGCTGCTGTTCGAGATGGGACTGTACGAAGATTCGCGGCGTTTTCTGGCGCAATCGCTGCGGGAGACGGAGGATGAGCCGGTCGTCACAGTGCTCTATTGCCTGGCCATCTGCAGCTATGAGCTTGAGGATCTGGAGGCCGCGCTGGAGTACACCCGCCAGGCGCTGGTGCTGGAGCCGGAGCATGAGGAGGCATTGGATCTCCTGGCGGCGCTCAGCGGGGGCTGA
- a CDS encoding oxalate decarboxylase family bicupin, translating to MESPEHGSAKKAGIPQPIRSDGAGNVDLGPRDVMRDRENPDMFIPPVTDNGLIPNLKFSFSDAHMQLNHGGWSREVTVRELPVATTLAAVNMSLTPGGVRELHWHQQAEWSYMLLGSARITAVDQNGRNFIADIGPGDLWYFPPGIPHSIQGLTEGCEFLLVFDDGTFSDLNTLSLSDWFAHTPKEVLSANFGVPPSAFDYLPKDQVYIYQDQVPGSLQSQKVQSPFGEIPLSFKHRLLAQPPLKTPGGSVRIIDSSNFPISRTIAAALVEIEPGAMRELHWHPNNDEWQYYLAGEGRMTVFGGNGAARTFNYRAGDVGYVPFAFGHYIQNTGKETLWFLEMFKSDRFADVSLNQWMALTPEELVSSNLNVGPELIDALRKIKWPVVTYPGYGGPERKA from the coding sequence ATGGAATCCCCGGAACATGGTTCAGCCAAAAAAGCAGGCATTCCCCAGCCGATACGCAGCGACGGCGCAGGCAACGTAGACCTTGGCCCCCGCGATGTGATGCGGGACCGGGAGAACCCGGATATGTTCATCCCTCCGGTTACGGACAATGGACTCATTCCCAATCTGAAATTCTCTTTCTCCGACGCCCATATGCAGCTTAATCACGGCGGCTGGTCCAGAGAGGTAACGGTTAGAGAATTGCCCGTTGCCACCACCCTTGCCGCAGTTAATATGAGCCTGACTCCGGGCGGCGTACGGGAGCTGCACTGGCATCAGCAGGCCGAATGGTCCTATATGCTGCTTGGAAGTGCACGGATTACAGCGGTGGACCAGAACGGCCGGAACTTTATTGCCGATATCGGCCCGGGGGATCTGTGGTATTTTCCTCCGGGTATTCCCCACTCCATTCAAGGGCTTACAGAAGGCTGCGAATTTTTGCTTGTTTTTGACGACGGCACGTTCTCCGATCTCAATACCCTGTCCCTCTCCGACTGGTTCGCCCATACACCGAAGGAAGTGCTGTCGGCCAATTTCGGGGTGCCGCCTTCGGCCTTTGACTATCTTCCGAAGGATCAGGTCTACATCTACCAGGACCAGGTCCCCGGCTCCCTGCAGAGTCAAAAGGTACAATCTCCCTTCGGCGAAATTCCGCTGAGCTTCAAGCACCGGCTGCTGGCCCAGCCTCCGCTGAAAACGCCGGGCGGAAGCGTGCGGATCATTGACAGCTCGAATTTCCCCATCTCCAGGACGATCGCCGCAGCGCTCGTCGAGATTGAGCCGGGGGCGATGCGCGAGCTGCACTGGCATCCGAACAACGATGAGTGGCAGTATTATCTGGCCGGAGAAGGCCGCATGACGGTCTTTGGCGGCAACGGTGCCGCCCGTACCTTCAATTACAGGGCCGGAGATGTCGGCTATGTTCCTTTTGCCTTCGGACATTATATCCAGAATACCGGCAAGGAAACCCTCTGGTTCCTGGAAATGTTCAAAAGTGACCGCTTTGCCGATGTTTCACTGAACCAATGGATGGCCCTCACGCCTGAAGAGCTTGTCAGCAGCAATCTGAACGTGGGGCCGGAGCTGATAGATGCGCTGCGCAAGATCAAATGGCCTGTCGTCACCTATCCGGGATATGGCGGGCCGGAGCGAAAAGCATGA